From a single Brassica oleracea var. oleracea cultivar TO1000 chromosome C5, BOL, whole genome shotgun sequence genomic region:
- the LOC106345102 gene encoding putative F-box/kelch-repeat protein At2g41360, producing MKVGRSAEYKVAVGVVEGKIYVIGGSDEDSQLEVFDPETQTWDFEDEENVKFESEFSVSMKKKVYRVGRDGRVSTYSPREGINNDATEMLSCKVKFVCVVGNVLYACFTCCGLMWFNTKLKVWKRVVDRDGKDGKLEMYSSAAKKNGGIRGKDSLFFGHYLILIARRVNLSVN from the coding sequence ATGAAAGTGGGTCGGTCGGCAGAGTACAAAGTAGCTGTGGGAGTGGTCGAGGGGAAGATATATGTAATTGGAGGAAGTGATGAAGATAGCCAACTGGAAGTGTTTGATCCAGAAACGCAAACCTGGGACTTCGAAGATGAGGAGAACGTGAAATTTGAATCGGAGTTTAGTGTGTCGATGAAGAAAAAGGTTTATAGGGTGGGCAGAGATGGGAGAGTCAGCACGTATAGTCCGAGAGAAGGTATAAACAATGATGCAACGGAGATGCTAAGTTGTAAAGTGAAGTTCGTGTGTGTGGTAGGGAATGTGCTCTACGCTTGTTTTACGTGTTGCGGGTTAATGTGGTTTAACACAAAGCTCAAGGTTTGGAAAAGAGTGGTTGATCGTGATGGCAAGGATGGGAAGCTAGAAATGTATTCGTCTGCTGCTAAAAAAAATGGAGGAATTCGAGGGAAAGATAGCCTTTTTTTTGGCCACTACCTCATATTGATCGCACGAAGAGTGAACTTATCTGTAAACTGA
- the LOC106293842 gene encoding uncharacterized protein LOC106293842: protein MKSFIPQCHIGDTLPTLKTPTAGFVEQRVVPLPHLPSTSLDKDHCNSMTSNRGLSDYMAAVFCGPKYSSEMQCSDHTNGHLMLFQLLKDIHPAQTHSLRILIQS, encoded by the exons ATGAA GTCATTTATTCCTCAATGCCATATCGGTGACACACTTCCCACATTAAAGACACCAACTGCAGGCTTCGTAGAGCAAAGAGTGGTTCCTCTGCCACATCTTCCAA GTACGTCACTGGATAAGGATCACTGTAATAGCATGACCAG TAACCGTGGACTTTCTGATTATATGGCTGCTGTATTCTGTGGTCCCAAATACAGTAGTGAAATGCAGTGTTCGGATCACACAAACGGGCATCTGATGCTGTTCCAGTTATTGAAGGACATCCATCCAGCACAGACCCATAGCCTACGCATACTGATTCAGTCATAA